One region of Streptomyces leeuwenhoekii genomic DNA includes:
- a CDS encoding NAD-dependent epimerase/dehydratase family protein, with the protein MPAPRTVLLTGAAGGLGTLMRGLLPAYGYTLRLFDVRPVEGEPDAITADLADRDAVREAVRGVDAIIHLAGISLEAPFEKILKANIEGTYHVYEAAREEGVRRVVFASSNHAIGCTPRPQGGTPVDPGRLIPVDTPRRPDTYYGLSKSFGEDLAQLYWDKHGLETVSVRIGSCFPEPTSVRMLSVWMSPADGARLFHAALTAENVGHTVVYGSSANTRLWWDLSSARALGYEPQDDSEPYAEKLVAEQGELDPDNPAHACVGGHFVTDPPIWPY; encoded by the coding sequence ATGCCCGCTCCCCGCACCGTTCTGCTCACCGGCGCCGCCGGTGGCCTCGGCACCCTGATGCGGGGCCTGCTCCCCGCCTACGGCTACACACTGCGCCTGTTCGACGTGCGCCCGGTCGAGGGCGAGCCCGACGCGATCACCGCCGACCTCGCCGACCGGGACGCCGTGCGCGAGGCGGTCCGGGGCGTCGACGCGATCATCCACCTGGCGGGCATCTCCCTGGAAGCCCCGTTCGAGAAGATCCTCAAGGCGAACATCGAGGGGACCTACCACGTCTACGAGGCCGCCCGCGAGGAAGGGGTGCGCCGCGTCGTCTTCGCCTCCTCCAACCACGCCATCGGCTGCACCCCCCGCCCGCAGGGCGGCACGCCGGTCGACCCCGGCCGGCTGATCCCCGTCGACACGCCGCGCCGCCCCGACACCTACTACGGCCTGTCGAAGTCCTTCGGCGAGGACCTCGCCCAGCTCTACTGGGACAAGCACGGCCTGGAGACCGTCTCGGTGCGCATCGGCTCCTGCTTCCCCGAGCCGACCAGCGTGCGCATGCTCTCCGTCTGGATGAGCCCCGCCGACGGCGCCCGGCTCTTCCACGCCGCCCTGACCGCCGAGAACGTCGGCCACACCGTGGTCTACGGCTCCTCCGCCAACACCCGGCTGTGGTGGGACCTGTCCTCCGCGCGGGCGCTCGGCTACGAGCCGCAGGACGACTCCGAGCCGTACGCCGAGAAGCTCGTCGCCGAACAGGGCGAGCTCGACCCGGACAACCCGGCGCACGCCTGCGTGGGCGGCCACTTCGTGACCGACCCGCCGATCTGGCCGTACTGA
- a CDS encoding 5-dehydro-4-deoxyglucarate dehydratase, with the protein MTSAPLAARLTVPTGPLFFPVTAYGPGGALDLDVYRTHVRRGVEAGAAAVFACCGTGEFHALAPEEFEACVRAAVEAAQGRVPVVAGAGYGTALAVRYARLAEAAGADGLLAMPPYLVAAGQEGLLRHYREVAAATPLPVIVYQRDNAVFTPQTVAALARTDGIIGLKDGVGDLGLMQRIVSAVRSEAPGDFLYFNGLPTAEQTQLAYRSLGVTLYSSAVFCFAPEIALAFHRALDTGDGATVRRLLDGFYGPFCDLRAKGPGYAVSLVKAGVRLRGLDVGEVRPPLHEPAEDHVAQLARVIERGYALLEEDR; encoded by the coding sequence GTGACGTCAGCCCCTCTCGCCGCCCGGCTCACCGTCCCCACCGGGCCGCTGTTCTTCCCCGTCACGGCCTACGGCCCCGGCGGCGCGCTCGACCTCGACGTCTACCGCACCCATGTGCGCCGCGGCGTCGAGGCCGGTGCCGCGGCCGTCTTCGCCTGCTGCGGCACCGGTGAGTTCCACGCGCTGGCGCCCGAGGAGTTCGAGGCGTGCGTCCGGGCGGCCGTGGAGGCGGCGCAGGGCCGGGTGCCGGTCGTCGCGGGCGCCGGATACGGCACCGCACTGGCGGTGCGCTACGCCCGCCTCGCCGAGGCGGCCGGTGCGGACGGGCTGCTCGCCATGCCGCCGTACCTGGTGGCGGCCGGCCAGGAAGGACTGCTGCGGCACTACCGGGAGGTGGCCGCCGCGACCCCGCTGCCGGTGATCGTCTACCAGCGGGACAACGCGGTGTTCACCCCGCAGACCGTCGCCGCGCTGGCCCGCACGGACGGCATCATCGGCCTGAAGGACGGCGTCGGCGACCTCGGCCTGATGCAGCGGATCGTCAGCGCCGTCCGCAGCGAGGCCCCCGGCGACTTCCTGTACTTCAACGGGTTGCCTACCGCCGAGCAGACCCAGCTCGCCTACCGCTCCCTCGGCGTCACGCTCTACTCCTCCGCCGTGTTCTGCTTCGCCCCCGAGATCGCCCTCGCCTTCCACCGGGCGCTGGACACCGGCGACGGCGCCACCGTGCGCCGCCTGCTGGACGGCTTCTACGGGCCCTTCTGCGACCTGCGCGCCAAGGGGCCCGGCTATGCCGTCTCCCTGGTCAAGGCCGGGGTGCGGTTGCGCGGGCTGGACGTGGGGGAGGTGCGCCCGCCGCTGCACGAACCCGCCGAGGACCACGTCGCACAGCTCGCCCGGGTGATCGAGCGCGGGTATGCGCTGCTGGAGGAGGACCGGTGA
- a CDS encoding alkaline phosphatase PhoX produces MSLTRRDFAGRIAVTGAGIALAGSVGALASAPNALASTETESVGEDAEDPSDRHGVGYGPLVPDPDGILALPAGFTYRVLTHGGRTKLESGEPTPSHHDGTAAFDGPRGTTLLVNNHELGGPRSRWEHPVPLAEGLVYDPAAAGGCTVVELRPGGHVAEWVGIAGTSTNCAGGTTPWGTWLTCEETEDRAGSNGMTEDHGYVFEVDPADRRANRGPKPLKALGRYAHEAVVVDPRRGHLYLTEDASNPNGLLYRWTPPEGFRHGRGRLRGLPDDAGRLQAFKCFDSGGRFVDDLSRATRIGTVYGVDWIDVPDRDARTTSVRKQFTGGQVTRARKLEGMWWGDGGAYVVSSFARAESPGAAHDGQVWFYDPRRRTLTLKILLGVDLDPARDGALDGPDNITVSPYGGLVVAEDGDGVQHLFGATDSGRTYPIARNELNIGTEEEPKYSEFAGVTFSPDGRTLFACIQKPGVLLAITGPWKRQRR; encoded by the coding sequence ATGTCGCTCACCCGCAGGGACTTCGCCGGACGCATCGCGGTCACCGGCGCCGGCATCGCGCTGGCGGGCAGCGTCGGAGCCCTGGCGTCCGCCCCGAACGCGCTGGCGTCCACGGAGACCGAGAGCGTGGGTGAGGACGCGGAGGATCCGTCCGACCGGCACGGCGTCGGGTACGGGCCGCTGGTCCCCGACCCGGACGGCATCCTCGCCCTGCCCGCCGGGTTCACGTACCGCGTCCTCACACACGGCGGCCGGACGAAGCTGGAGTCCGGCGAGCCCACCCCCTCCCACCACGACGGCACCGCCGCCTTCGACGGCCCCCGCGGCACCACGCTCCTGGTCAACAACCACGAACTGGGCGGCCCGCGCTCCCGCTGGGAACACCCCGTGCCGCTCGCCGAGGGCCTGGTCTACGACCCGGCGGCCGCCGGGGGCTGCACGGTCGTCGAGCTCCGCCCCGGCGGTCATGTCGCCGAGTGGGTGGGCATCGCCGGCACCTCCACCAACTGCGCGGGCGGCACCACCCCATGGGGGACCTGGCTGACCTGCGAGGAGACCGAGGACAGGGCCGGCTCCAACGGCATGACCGAGGACCACGGCTATGTCTTCGAGGTCGACCCCGCCGACCGCCGCGCCAACCGCGGCCCCAAGCCGCTCAAGGCCCTGGGCCGCTACGCCCACGAGGCCGTCGTCGTCGATCCCCGGCGCGGCCACCTCTACCTCACCGAGGACGCCTCGAACCCCAACGGCCTGCTGTACCGCTGGACACCGCCGGAGGGCTTCCGGCACGGCCGCGGCCGGCTGCGGGGGCTGCCCGACGACGCGGGGCGCCTCCAGGCGTTCAAGTGCTTCGACTCGGGCGGCCGGTTCGTCGACGACCTCTCCCGGGCCACGCGGATCGGCACCGTCTACGGCGTCGACTGGATCGACGTCCCCGACCGCGACGCGCGGACGACCTCCGTGCGCAAGCAGTTCACCGGCGGGCAGGTCACCCGGGCCCGCAAGCTGGAGGGCATGTGGTGGGGTGACGGCGGCGCCTACGTCGTCTCCTCCTTCGCCCGCGCCGAGAGCCCCGGCGCCGCGCACGACGGCCAGGTCTGGTTCTACGACCCCAGGCGCCGCACCCTCACCCTGAAGATCCTGCTCGGCGTCGACCTCGACCCCGCCCGGGACGGCGCCCTCGACGGCCCCGACAACATCACCGTCTCCCCCTACGGCGGTCTCGTCGTCGCCGAGGACGGCGACGGCGTCCAGCACCTGTTCGGCGCCACCGACAGCGGCCGCACCTACCCGATCGCCCGCAACGAGCTGAACATCGGCACCGAGGAGGAGCCCAAGTACAGCGAGTTCGCCGGTGTCACCTTCTCGCCGGACGGCAGGACCCTGTTCGCCTGCATCCAGAAGCCCGGCGTCCTGCTCGCCATCACGGGCCCCTGGAAGCGGCAGCGGCGGTAG
- a CDS encoding TerD family protein — protein MTPGSNIPLPTARVTVDVAAPVRLDVSGLLLTADGKVRSDDDFIFYNQPAGPGVTYRSGGGTAPDAITIDTAALPPGIEKIVVTASPDAPGQTFQGIEPTATLRDADDQSVLATFTPPRLGTETALVIVEIYLRNGQWKARAVGQGYANGLAGIATDFGVTVEEPAAPAQPAAPAQPAAPPRQATPPPAAAQPPVTPQAPPAPPASAPAAPAPGAGKINLDKGRVSLQKNQTVSLVKGGRPLLSQVKMGLGWEPAYRGKDIDLDASVIAYGPQRNHIDSCYFGKLQIVNGAIRHSGDNLTGEGGGDDEVITVDLGRLPQDVTGLVFTVNSFSGQKFTQVAKAYCRLLDAATGEELVRFDLTNAEPQTGVMMAKLIRQFSGEWDMTAMGEFVKSRTVRGMVKPAAQAL, from the coding sequence ATGACCCCCGGCTCGAACATCCCCCTCCCCACCGCCCGTGTGACGGTGGACGTCGCCGCCCCGGTGCGGCTCGACGTATCGGGCCTGCTGCTCACCGCCGACGGCAAGGTGCGCTCCGACGACGATTTCATCTTCTACAACCAGCCCGCCGGACCGGGCGTGACCTACCGCTCCGGCGGCGGCACCGCCCCGGACGCCATCACGATCGACACCGCCGCCCTCCCCCCGGGCATCGAGAAGATCGTCGTCACGGCCAGCCCCGACGCCCCCGGCCAGACTTTCCAGGGCATCGAGCCCACGGCCACCCTCCGCGACGCGGACGACCAGTCCGTCCTGGCCACGTTCACGCCCCCGCGCCTCGGCACCGAAACGGCCCTGGTGATCGTGGAGATCTATCTGCGCAACGGCCAGTGGAAGGCCCGCGCGGTCGGCCAGGGATACGCCAACGGCCTCGCGGGCATCGCCACCGACTTCGGCGTGACGGTGGAGGAACCGGCCGCCCCCGCGCAGCCGGCCGCTCCCGCCCAGCCGGCGGCGCCCCCGCGGCAGGCCACCCCGCCCCCGGCCGCCGCGCAGCCCCCGGTGACCCCGCAGGCGCCGCCCGCCCCGCCCGCCTCCGCCCCGGCCGCGCCCGCCCCCGGCGCCGGGAAGATCAACCTGGACAAGGGCCGCGTCAGCCTCCAGAAGAACCAGACCGTCTCCCTCGTCAAGGGCGGCCGGCCCCTGCTCTCGCAGGTCAAGATGGGCCTGGGGTGGGAACCGGCCTACCGCGGCAAGGACATCGACCTGGACGCGTCGGTCATCGCCTACGGCCCGCAGCGCAACCACATCGACAGTTGCTACTTCGGCAAGCTCCAGATCGTGAACGGCGCCATCCGGCACTCCGGTGACAACCTCACCGGCGAGGGCGGCGGCGACGACGAGGTGATCACCGTCGACCTGGGGCGGCTGCCGCAGGACGTCACCGGCCTGGTCTTCACCGTCAACTCCTTCTCCGGCCAGAAGTTCACGCAGGTCGCCAAGGCGTACTGCCGCCTGCTGGACGCCGCGACCGGCGAGGAGCTGGTCCGCTTCGACCTCACCAACGCCGAGCCGCAGACCGGCGTGATGATGGCCAAGCTGATCCGCCAGTTCTCCGGCGAGTGGGACATGACGGCGATGGGCGAGTTCGTGAAGTCGCGCACCGTGCGCGGGATGGTGAAGCCGGCGGCCCAGGCTTTGTAG
- a CDS encoding GntR family transcriptional regulator: MTSVPTPIPSRTQYVLEEIKRRILTGRLTPGQALVETELAAQFGVSKTPVREALKTLAGTGLVVMSQYKGVTVRMVDADMAREVYDVRLLLEPEALKRAVRRGASLDAAREALTRADEADDTAERSLANREFHRALYLPCGNPLLGRMLDEVRDQAALVSAVAWAADPSWEREADEHREILRLALAGDADGAAGALHAHIASFVERAFPETGPAAQEEDGQA; this comes from the coding sequence ATGACCTCTGTCCCCACGCCGATCCCCTCCCGCACGCAGTACGTGCTGGAGGAGATCAAACGCCGCATCCTCACCGGGCGGTTGACACCGGGTCAGGCCCTGGTCGAGACCGAGCTCGCCGCACAGTTCGGGGTGTCCAAGACCCCGGTGCGCGAGGCGCTCAAGACCCTGGCCGGCACCGGTCTGGTCGTGATGAGCCAGTACAAGGGCGTCACGGTGCGCATGGTGGACGCGGACATGGCGCGCGAGGTCTACGACGTGCGGCTCCTGCTGGAACCCGAGGCGCTCAAGCGCGCCGTGCGGCGCGGAGCCTCCCTGGACGCCGCCCGCGAGGCGCTCACCCGGGCCGACGAGGCCGATGACACCGCCGAACGGTCGCTCGCCAACCGCGAGTTCCACCGCGCCCTGTACCTGCCGTGCGGCAACCCGCTGCTCGGCCGGATGCTCGACGAGGTCCGCGACCAGGCGGCCCTCGTCTCCGCCGTCGCCTGGGCCGCCGACCCCTCCTGGGAGCGGGAGGCGGACGAGCACCGGGAGATCCTGCGGCTCGCCCTCGCCGGTGACGCGGACGGGGCGGCCGGCGCCCTGCACGCGCACATCGCGTCGTTCGTCGAGCGGGCCTTCCCCGAGACGGGGCCCGCGGCACAGGAAGAGGACGGTCAGGCATGA
- a CDS encoding dihydrodipicolinate synthase family protein, translating into MTTTFESQRSALADVVAIPVTPFAEDGSVDSATHRALLRRLLDAGITTLTPNGNTGEFYALTPAERRLVTELTAEEAGGRAAILVGVGHDVPTAIASARHARELGAQMVMVHQPAHPYVSQAGWVDYHRAIAEAVPELGVVPYVRNAQLTGARLAELADACPNVIGVKYAVPDAARFAAFARDAGLDRFVWVAGLAEPYAPSYFSAGATGFTSGLVNVAPAVSLDMLSALRAGDYPAAMKVWEQIRRFEELRAANGSANNVTVVKEALASLGLCRREVRPPSRPLPESERAEVAAIVAGWSI; encoded by the coding sequence ATGACAACGACGTTCGAGAGCCAGCGGTCGGCCCTGGCCGACGTGGTGGCGATCCCGGTGACCCCGTTCGCCGAGGACGGCTCCGTCGACTCCGCCACCCACCGGGCCCTGCTGCGCCGTCTCCTCGACGCCGGCATCACCACCCTCACCCCCAACGGCAACACCGGTGAGTTCTACGCCCTCACCCCCGCCGAGCGCCGCCTGGTCACCGAGCTGACCGCCGAGGAGGCGGGCGGCCGGGCGGCGATCCTGGTCGGCGTCGGCCACGACGTGCCGACCGCGATCGCCTCCGCCCGGCACGCCCGCGAGCTGGGCGCCCAGATGGTGATGGTCCACCAGCCCGCCCACCCGTACGTCTCCCAGGCCGGCTGGGTCGACTACCACCGCGCCATCGCCGAGGCCGTGCCCGAGCTGGGCGTCGTGCCCTACGTCCGCAACGCGCAGCTCACCGGCGCCCGGCTGGCCGAACTCGCCGACGCCTGCCCCAACGTCATCGGCGTGAAGTACGCCGTCCCGGACGCCGCCAGGTTCGCCGCCTTCGCGCGCGACGCCGGGCTGGACCGCTTCGTGTGGGTGGCGGGACTCGCCGAGCCGTACGCGCCCTCGTACTTCTCCGCGGGCGCCACCGGCTTCACCTCCGGGCTGGTGAACGTCGCCCCGGCCGTCTCGCTGGACATGCTCTCGGCGCTGCGCGCGGGCGACTACCCGGCCGCCATGAAGGTCTGGGAGCAGATCCGCCGCTTCGAGGAGCTGCGCGCCGCGAACGGCTCCGCCAACAACGTCACCGTCGTCAAGGAGGCCCTCGCCTCGCTCGGGCTGTGCCGCCGGGAGGTCCGCCCCCCGAGCAGGCCGCTGCCCGAGAGCGAGCGCGCGGAGGTCGCCGCCATTGTCGCCGGGTGGTCCATATGA
- a CDS encoding tetratricopeptide repeat protein → MPGAERRGRSRGELIRQRTRARFVGRRAQLTQFAENLARDPESQEDPAEFLFHVRGVGGVGKSTLLREWQGAARRAGAVTAAVDENDVHGVQQALAELARQLAGQAGPLKEYDRAAEQYRREQETAAEPVPADGEASMTSRVAAQAALGAVSLIPGAGVVSAMANPDAAAQGLDRLRAGARARGRRARSGDAAGVSRAFVAELGRLCGRYRWVVLFLDTWEVTGRYLDGWLRDLLEDAFGPLPANVMVVLAGRDELPEREWAALRALVADVPLEVFTVAETRALLAARGVTEPGVVEAVSQSSMGLPLLVELLALTRPAAAEDVDAEGDAVDTAVERFVRWITDARQRETVLACALAPQLNEDIFAAAAPDRTRELWGWLCEQPFVSGRGDFKQYHAVVRASMVRQQRARSPRRWTEAHLRLADAHAAWRAELEQGLTEAKRWGDARWRRHRLDETYHRLCAQPAAYLPTALEQTVHAAGQETEILLQWTDAFAQAARDTADPALLGWSVRLRDAVADSAPALTALAVLLTHGRLDPAGRAWAHTYRGRHLYHDDRDEEALAELDRAVAADPGNARAWTHRGDVHHWLGHTEQAIADLTTALGIDPAHAPTLAVRGEALSTAGRHEEAFTDLATGLDLDPALARARAARGEVHRELGRYDEAVADFTAAAELDPALAGYALASRAQAHREAGRPDESVADFTAALGIDPAYAWARAQRGLSHAAAGRHDEAVADYTAALDTSPTMVWALAERGVAHREAGRPDEAVADLIAAAELDPPYAWALAQRGETHRMLRRFDEAVADFTAAVQINPAYHWALAHRGEAHREAGRFEEAVADFTAALALEPASTWTLASRGQAHRQAGRLEEAVTDLTAALDRDPELDWALAERGEAHRLAGRPDEAVADFTAALALEPASTWTLASRGQAHRQAGRFEEAVADLTAVLDRDPELAWALAERGEAHRLAGRPDEAVADLTAALALDPVYPWALARRGQAHRQAGRLDEAVADLTAALERDPDLAWVLAERGEAHRQTGRYEEAVADLTAALERDPDLAWVLAERGEAHRQAGRYEEAVADFTAALDRDPDLVWGLAHRGMALREAGHFARAREDLERAVASEPDDLGLLFEMAMLDTVVSGFAACRDQWAGLLARPVAAPPDEDATRFFALFRALLLDPEDTVEEAARAFLGSGPDADAVTDALHYLAELAAGESVAAERAGRCRRLVAAAARG, encoded by the coding sequence ATGCCGGGGGCGGAACGGCGGGGCCGGTCGCGGGGGGAACTGATCCGGCAGCGGACCCGGGCGCGGTTCGTGGGCCGCCGGGCGCAGCTCACGCAGTTCGCCGAGAACCTGGCCAGGGACCCGGAGTCGCAGGAGGACCCGGCGGAGTTCCTGTTCCATGTCCGGGGCGTGGGCGGAGTGGGCAAGTCGACGCTGCTGCGCGAGTGGCAGGGGGCGGCGCGCCGGGCCGGCGCGGTGACCGCGGCCGTGGACGAGAACGACGTCCACGGCGTGCAGCAGGCCCTGGCCGAGCTGGCCCGGCAACTGGCCGGACAGGCGGGTCCCCTCAAGGAGTACGACCGCGCGGCCGAGCAGTACCGCCGGGAGCAGGAGACGGCCGCCGAGCCGGTGCCGGCCGACGGCGAGGCGTCGATGACCAGCAGGGTCGCGGCGCAGGCCGCGCTCGGCGCGGTGTCCCTGATCCCGGGCGCCGGAGTGGTGAGCGCGATGGCGAACCCCGACGCCGCCGCCCAGGGGCTGGACCGGCTCCGGGCCGGCGCCCGGGCCAGGGGCCGCCGGGCCCGCTCGGGTGACGCGGCCGGGGTGAGCCGGGCGTTCGTCGCGGAACTGGGCCGGCTCTGCGGCCGGTACCGGTGGGTCGTGCTGTTCCTCGACACCTGGGAGGTGACCGGCCGGTACCTGGACGGCTGGCTGCGCGACCTGCTGGAGGACGCCTTCGGTCCGCTGCCCGCCAACGTCATGGTGGTGCTGGCCGGGCGGGACGAGCTCCCCGAACGCGAGTGGGCCGCGCTGCGGGCGCTGGTGGCGGACGTGCCGCTGGAGGTGTTCACCGTCGCGGAGACCAGAGCGCTGCTCGCCGCGCGGGGCGTGACGGAACCCGGCGTGGTCGAGGCGGTGTCCCAGTCGTCGATGGGGCTGCCGCTGCTCGTCGAGCTCCTCGCGCTCACCCGGCCCGCGGCGGCCGAGGACGTCGACGCCGAGGGGGACGCGGTCGACACGGCGGTGGAACGCTTCGTGCGGTGGATCACCGACGCGCGGCAGCGCGAGACGGTGCTGGCGTGCGCGCTCGCGCCGCAGTTGAACGAGGACATCTTCGCCGCCGCCGCACCGGACCGGACCCGGGAGCTGTGGGGGTGGCTGTGCGAGCAGCCGTTCGTCAGCGGCCGCGGTGACTTCAAGCAGTACCACGCGGTGGTGCGCGCGAGCATGGTTCGCCAGCAGCGCGCCCGCTCCCCGCGGCGCTGGACCGAGGCGCACCTGCGCCTGGCCGACGCGCACGCGGCGTGGCGCGCCGAGCTGGAACAGGGCCTCACCGAGGCCAAGCGGTGGGGCGACGCCCGGTGGCGCCGGCACCGTCTGGACGAGACCTATCACCGCCTGTGCGCGCAGCCCGCCGCGTATCTGCCGACCGCCCTGGAGCAGACCGTCCACGCCGCCGGCCAGGAGACGGAGATCCTGCTGCAGTGGACCGACGCCTTCGCGCAGGCGGCCCGCGACACGGCCGATCCGGCCCTGCTGGGCTGGTCCGTCCGGCTGCGGGACGCCGTCGCCGACAGCGCCCCCGCCCTGACCGCCCTGGCCGTCCTGCTGACCCACGGCCGGCTGGACCCGGCCGGCCGGGCCTGGGCCCACACCTACCGCGGCCGGCACCTCTACCACGACGACCGCGACGAGGAGGCCCTGGCGGAGCTCGACCGCGCCGTGGCCGCGGATCCCGGCAACGCCCGGGCCTGGACCCACCGCGGCGACGTCCACCACTGGCTCGGCCACACCGAGCAGGCGATCGCCGACCTGACGACCGCCCTCGGGATCGATCCCGCGCACGCCCCGACCCTGGCCGTCAGGGGGGAGGCCCTGTCGACGGCCGGCCGCCACGAGGAGGCGTTCACCGACCTGGCGACCGGCCTCGATCTCGACCCGGCCCTGGCACGGGCCCGGGCCGCCCGCGGTGAGGTCCACCGCGAGCTGGGCCGCTACGACGAGGCCGTCGCCGACTTCACGGCCGCCGCCGAGCTCGACCCCGCCCTGGCCGGGTACGCGCTCGCCTCACGGGCCCAGGCGCATCGGGAGGCCGGGCGCCCGGACGAGTCCGTCGCCGACTTCACGGCCGCGCTCGGCATCGATCCCGCCTACGCGTGGGCCCGCGCCCAGCGCGGGCTGTCGCACGCCGCCGCGGGCCGCCACGACGAGGCCGTCGCCGACTACACCGCCGCCCTGGACACCAGCCCGACAATGGTCTGGGCACTCGCCGAGCGGGGGGTGGCGCACCGGGAGGCCGGGCGCCCGGACGAGGCCGTCGCCGACCTCATCGCAGCCGCGGAACTGGACCCTCCGTACGCCTGGGCCCTCGCCCAGCGCGGAGAGACCCACCGGATGCTCCGCCGGTTCGACGAGGCCGTGGCCGACTTCACGGCGGCCGTCCAGATCAACCCCGCCTACCACTGGGCTCTGGCGCACCGCGGGGAGGCCCATCGGGAGGCCGGGCGGTTCGAGGAGGCGGTGGCCGACTTCACGGCCGCGCTGGCCCTGGAGCCCGCCTCGACGTGGACGCTGGCCTCCCGCGGCCAGGCGCACCGGCAGGCCGGGCGGCTCGAGGAGGCGGTAACCGATCTCACCGCCGCCCTGGACCGGGACCCGGAGCTGGACTGGGCGCTCGCCGAGCGTGGGGAGGCCCACCGGCTGGCGGGCCGCCCGGACGAGGCGGTGGCCGACTTCACGGCCGCGCTGGCCCTGGAGCCCGCCTCGACGTGGACGCTGGCCTCCCGCGGCCAGGCGCACCGGCAGGCCGGGCGGTTCGAGGAGGCGGTGGCCGATCTCACCGCCGTCCTCGACCGGGACCCGGAGCTGGCCTGGGCGCTCGCCGAGCGCGGGGAGGCCCACCGGCTGGCGGGCCGCCCGGACGAGGCGGTGGCCGACTTGACGGCCGCTCTCGCTCTGGATCCGGTCTATCCCTGGGCGCTCGCGCGCCGGGGGCAGGCCCACCGGCAGGCGGGCCGGCTGGACGAGGCGGTGGCCGATCTCACCGCCGCCCTGGAGCGGGACCCGGATCTGGCCTGGGTTCTCGCCGAGCGCGGGGAGGCCCACCGGCAGACGGGCCGTTACGAGGAGGCGGTCGCCGATCTCACCGCCGCCCTGGAGCGGGACCCGGACCTGGCCTGGGTTCTCGCCGAGCGCGGGGAGGCCCACCGGCAGGCGGGCCGCTACGAGGAGGCGGTGGCCGACTTCACCGCCGCTCTCGACCGGGACCCGGACCTCGTCTGGGGCCTCGCCCACCGAGGGATGGCCCTGCGTGAGGCGGGCCACTTCGCGCGGGCCCGCGAGGACCTGGAACGGGCGGTGGCGTCCGAGCCCGACGATCTCGGTCTGCTGTTCGAGATGGCGATGCTGGACACGGTGGTCTCGGGCTTCGCCGCCTGCCGGGACCAGTGGGCCGGCCTGCTCGCCCGCCCGGTCGCCGCACCCCCGGACGAGGACGCGACCCGGTTCTTCGCCCTCTTCCGGGCGCTCCTGCTCGACCCGGAGGACACGGTGGAGGAGGCGGCCCGGGCCTTCCTCGGCAGCGGCCCGGACGCCGACGCCGTCACGGACGCGCTGCACTACCTGGCCGAACTCGCGGCGGGAGAGAGCGTGGCGGCGGAGCGCGCCGGAAGGTGCCGCCGGCTGGTCGCGGCGGCCGCCCGCGGGTGA
- a CDS encoding TetR/AcrR family transcriptional regulator, whose protein sequence is MTRVRPMRADARRNHERLLKVAAEAFAEHGESASLDEIAKRAGVGSGTLYRHFPTRRALLEAAYLDRIEAIAARAAVLADALPPGQALLEWLNELAAGMIRVRGLKALLGSAVTDGGSPVATVCGDAVKAAAARLVAAAQREGTLRRDVEPVEVLRLAHGVATASELADGEGRAIRRYLSLLTEGLRPGAGG, encoded by the coding sequence ATGACGCGGGTCAGGCCCATGCGGGCGGACGCCCGGCGCAATCACGAGCGATTGCTGAAGGTGGCCGCAGAGGCGTTCGCCGAGCACGGGGAGAGCGCGTCGCTGGACGAGATCGCCAAGCGGGCGGGGGTCGGCTCGGGCACCCTGTACCGGCACTTCCCCACCCGCCGGGCGCTGCTGGAGGCCGCGTACCTGGACCGGATCGAGGCGATCGCGGCACGGGCCGCGGTGCTCGCGGACGCACTGCCGCCGGGCCAGGCGCTGCTGGAATGGCTGAACGAGCTCGCCGCCGGGATGATCCGGGTGCGCGGGCTGAAGGCGCTGCTGGGTTCGGCCGTCACGGACGGCGGTTCCCCGGTCGCCACCGTCTGCGGTGACGCGGTGAAGGCGGCGGCGGCCCGGCTCGTCGCGGCGGCCCAGCGGGAGGGGACGCTGCGGCGGGACGTCGAGCCGGTCGAGGTGCTGCGGCTGGCCCACGGCGTCGCGACGGCGTCGGAGCTGGCGGACGGGGAGGGCAGGGCCATCCGCCGCTATCTGTCGCTGCTGACGGAGGGGCTGCGGCCGGGCGCCGGAGGCTGA